CCATTGTCAAACAACTCGTAATGATGCATAATGGAACAATTGATGTTGCAAGTGACCAAGGAAAAGGAACAAAATTTACAATTACTTTGCCGAAATAGGGTATACTACTAATTAGCATTCGGAAGTTTTCATCACCAAATTCTATTTGTTAATAGTTTGTTCATATTTCGCATGTACAATCGAAGTAAATCTAACATTTATGGGGGAGAAATAATGCGCAAGAAGTTCATGAAATCACTGCTACTCACTGGTTTGCTAGCAATCGCATTCGTTATCGCGGGTTGTTCAAATGATGGTGAAAAAGTAGCAACAGTCGACGGTCAAAAAATTACAAAAGATGAGTTATACAATGCAATGGTAAAAACGGGTGGTCAAGAAGCCCTTTCAGTATTAATCGACGGCAAATTAATCGATCTTGAAGTAAAAGATAAAAAAATTAAAGTATCCGACAAGGAAGTCGAAGATGAGTTTGCAACCTTCGTTGAACAAACTGGCGGCGAAGAAGCATTCAAATCCGCTCTTGAACAAAGTGGAATGAGCGAAAAAGAATTCAAAGAAAATATTGTTGAATACTTATCACTTCGTAAATTACTAGAACCACGCATTGAAATTACTGATGAAGAAATCGAAGCTTATTACGAAGAACACAAAGAGCAATTGGGCCAACCTGAACAAGTAGAAGCAAGCCATA
This genomic window from Sporosarcina sp. Marseille-Q4063 contains:
- a CDS encoding peptidylprolyl isomerase; protein product: MRKKFMKSLLLTGLLAIAFVIAGCSNDGEKVATVDGQKITKDELYNAMVKTGGQEALSVLIDGKLIDLEVKDKKIKVSDKEVEDEFATFVEQTGGEEAFKSALEQSGMSEKEFKENIVEYLSLRKLLEPRIEITDEEIEAYYEEHKEQLGQPEQVEASHILVEDEKTAKEVEQKLKDGGDFAKLAEEYSQDPSNATNAGELGFFGKGKMVPEFEEVAFAMEVDEISGPVETSHGFHIIHVTDKKEAKEASLEDSKEQIKDAIFEEKMNTEYEALMGELKEKYKVENTLTEKEGK